Proteins encoded together in one Dermacentor variabilis isolate Ectoservices chromosome 2, ASM5094787v1, whole genome shotgun sequence window:
- the LOC142572938 gene encoding uncharacterized protein LOC142572938 isoform X1 → MVKTAVKTPEEEAARQERRREAARERMRRQRSDPEARAREVEARRRKRGEDSETRERGRLNSARYYAEHREEVLSDSKRKRLEDPGLRVLRNFRQMQRLGTDGAGGRLKPSQASAFRYQSADESNAKKHHARAVQAKPRVRPIGMQASCSLSNIGTQTDHSWCRYGRVRKCHQDYVMDPCAL, encoded by the exons ATGGTGAAGACTGCCGTCAAGACTCCCGAGGAAGAAGCCGCTCGACAGGAGCGCCGTCGAGAAGCTGCTCGTGAACGGATGCGGCGGCAGAGATCCGATCCTGAAGCGAGAGCTAGGGAAGTTGAAGCAAGGCGTCGCAAGAGGGGAGAAGACTCTGAAACTCGCGAACGCGGCCGATTGAATTCTGCGAGATACTATGCAGAACATCGTGAAGAAGTTCTGAGCGATAGCAAACGGAAGAGGCTGGAAGATCCTGGGTTGCGTGTGCTCAGGAACTTTCGCCAGATGCAACGACTCGGGACTGACGGTGCTGGTGGGCGATTGAAAC CATCGCAGGCAAGTGCCTTTCGGTATCAGAGCGCAGACGAGTCGAACGCAAAGAAACACCATGCTCGAGCGGTGCAGGCAAAGCCTCGTGTGAGGCCAATAG GAATGCAGGCATCTTGTTCGCTGTCCAACATCGGTACACAAACAGACCATTCGTGGTGCAGATACGGAAGAGTGAGGAAATGTCACCAGGACTATGTGATGGATCCCTGCGCCTTATGA
- the LOC142572938 gene encoding uncharacterized protein LOC142572938 isoform X3: protein MVKTAVKTPEEEAARQERRREAARERMRRQRSDPEARAREVEARRRKRGEDSETRERGRLNSARYYAEHREEVLSDSKRKRLEDPGLRVLRNFRQMQRLGTDGAGGRLKPSQASAFRYQSADESNAKKHHARAVQAKPRVRPIGMSIGFVQVSW, encoded by the exons ATGGTGAAGACTGCCGTCAAGACTCCCGAGGAAGAAGCCGCTCGACAGGAGCGCCGTCGAGAAGCTGCTCGTGAACGGATGCGGCGGCAGAGATCCGATCCTGAAGCGAGAGCTAGGGAAGTTGAAGCAAGGCGTCGCAAGAGGGGAGAAGACTCTGAAACTCGCGAACGCGGCCGATTGAATTCTGCGAGATACTATGCAGAACATCGTGAAGAAGTTCTGAGCGATAGCAAACGGAAGAGGCTGGAAGATCCTGGGTTGCGTGTGCTCAGGAACTTTCGCCAGATGCAACGACTCGGGACTGACGGTGCTGGTGGGCGATTGAAAC CATCGCAGGCAAGTGCCTTTCGGTATCAGAGCGCAGACGAGTCGAACGCAAAGAAACACCATGCTCGAGCGGTGCAGGCAAAGCCTCGTGTGAGGCCAATAG GCATGTCAATTGGTTTTGTGCAGGTAAGCTGGTGA
- the LOC142572938 gene encoding uncharacterized protein LOC142572938 isoform X2 gives MVKTAVKTPEEEAARQERRREAARERMRRQRSDPEARAREVEARRRKRGEDSETRERGRLNSARYYAEHREEVLSDSKRKRLEDPGLRVLRNFRQMQRLGTDGAGGRLKPSQASAFRYQSADESNAKKHHARAVQAKPRVRPIGKLVNPRKRNNASKVMHDQYAWLKCHIED, from the exons ATGGTGAAGACTGCCGTCAAGACTCCCGAGGAAGAAGCCGCTCGACAGGAGCGCCGTCGAGAAGCTGCTCGTGAACGGATGCGGCGGCAGAGATCCGATCCTGAAGCGAGAGCTAGGGAAGTTGAAGCAAGGCGTCGCAAGAGGGGAGAAGACTCTGAAACTCGCGAACGCGGCCGATTGAATTCTGCGAGATACTATGCAGAACATCGTGAAGAAGTTCTGAGCGATAGCAAACGGAAGAGGCTGGAAGATCCTGGGTTGCGTGTGCTCAGGAACTTTCGCCAGATGCAACGACTCGGGACTGACGGTGCTGGTGGGCGATTGAAAC CATCGCAGGCAAGTGCCTTTCGGTATCAGAGCGCAGACGAGTCGAACGCAAAGAAACACCATGCTCGAGCGGTGCAGGCAAAGCCTCGTGTGAGGCCAATAG GTAAGCTGGTGAACCCTCGGAAGAGAAACAATGCATCCAAAGTCATGCATGATCAATATGCATGGCTGAAGTGCCACATAGAAGACTGA